TTCACTGTTGTTGTGTTtgtatttgttgttgttgtggtcGCTGTTGTTTGATTTATTATTGACATCGAATGATTTGAATTGTTCACATTGTTCATATTGCTTgcattgtttttgtttttgtccaATGTTGGACTTTTAATTGTGGGACTTAGATGGGGTGGTATGACAGGTGGTTGTTCTTCAACTGGTTTGGTATACTTAATGAAGAAACGTGGAAAAGATTGATTAGTCATCACACAAATCATATAAACGGACGAAGGTGCCGCAACTGTTACTTACAACTGATTTGGTTCGTTCAGGTCGACTAGCAATCGGTGGCGCAATTTCTTCATCGTGTATAACCGAATTGTGAGCTGATGCTATCAGACTATGAGTATGCGATTGATTCAACACTTCCGGATGTGAATCGGAATCTGTGGGCGTGCTACTTGGACTACTTATGCTTAACCGGCTCAACGACGAACCAATTGAAGTTGCTGCCGAACGGTAACGAAACAATTAATTGTCCGTAATGGGCATGGAttagaaaaaaacaaataaattcttaCCTGAATGCGTTGCCGTTGCATTGGTCATGTATTTTGAATTAGGCCGTTGCTTGCTACTGTTATCGAACCAATTAAGTACATCGAGGACGGCTTgaggatttttcttttgttcttgtTTGCTGATATTCGAGTTCATCAGTAGCCGCGCCCATGCCTCTGGCATTCcctaaaatagatttggtaaTTTGTTTAGTAAAAAGATGTAAACAAGATGGTATGTTCACAGCAGTGTGCGGGTTAGACATAGAAGGTCCGAAATTTCtcgataaaaaattcaatgaaaagatGACGAAGATGGGGATGCTAAAACAACAGATCGTTAGGAAACTTGGACGATTTACCATTTGTTTGGTAAAAGAGCAGGAAGTTCTACAGAAAATATCGTCAACCAGAACTGGGACatacattcaaaaaaaaaagaattcaaattCAGAGAAAACGAAACGTAGAGAAGGAGAGGATTCAGACTCTTGCAAAAACAGCTGAGATTTTCCGTTCGGATCAAATACAGTCGTTTAATATTTGGGGAACGTTGTTTTTTACTCCAGCTGAATTAGCCTAATGGCCACACACTCTTTGTGAATCCGAAGACAAGGTACTGTCACATAGAGATAGCTTGAGTTGTGATTGTTTTACAGTGTATATTTGTGGACCATCTGGTAACGTCAGCTGGCGgcatttcaaattatttaccaatcaaacaaacaaacaatggGATTGGGATTTGTGAAACTATTTTCTTTGGAAAATGATTCGGGCGTTGGTATGGCCTAATTCTGTCGAACAGATCATTgccaatgtcgtttgagatgtcgtATAatctgtcattttcacaatgttaaaaaatatataGGAAGTTGTCATTGTTTGaagttagctttgtgaaattgacttATTTCACCCTATTTGAGAAAGAAAAACCGCtgtttgacactgatctatatTAGGCAATGATTTGGCTCGGAACGATTTATGTAGTTGCATGATTATAGGCTGAAAGTCTAGATGCATGTCAGTCCTACAAAAGGGTTCTGTTTGAAGCtgtatgatcagagcgagaaaaccgaagactagtttaTCATAACTTTCCTTGGGGtatttgtcaaaatgttttaaaaatgttaCGATACGAGCGAGAGGACCAAAGACAAAataccagtttattataacttgccttggggtacttgtcgaaatattttcttctcgataatacattttttcatgCCCTTTTAAACGTCAGGCACGATCCCATCAGATACGACAAACCCTGCAGATAACGTCAACTGATCTAAGTTTATGACAACTTAATGAAAACTgaagtggggttacgttgacgagtaccgtataataaaaatgatgttGTTAACATGGCCTAACCGAAAAACAGGGACCcaaattttccacaattttggaaaattaaggaaaatcgagaaaaatgtAGGACGATTCAAGAATATATGCGCaacgtttttccaaaaatagacCTTGCTGAAAGGAATGTTGGAAGAAACATTTGTTTACCGAAATGCAGAAACGGGAAGTgtaattagcgaattataagaaaaatgaattttcgttaatttaaaaCTTCGTTTCCAATAATTTGACGGTGTCAATAGAAGCTGTTGATGTTTGATACTCCAGAAGAAAAACCGTTGTCACCTAATAGCTGAATgacaaaaattcaatgaaatttattttttcttataattcgctaaataGACATGTTTCCTTTCTGCATTTATGTATTCATTTGTTCTAGGTAGTATAAAACCATATAGAAAACGTCACCTTATGAACGACTCGTATGAATTTAGGCTCTCGAATCTAATAAAAGGATTTATGACACAGAGACGGAAGAGCAAATGCACTAGTCACTACCAAACAAAACAGTATAACGTCATGcgaaaaaacataattttgaaACATAAAATACTGGCGAGACGaatagaattattttttgctATTGGGTAACCTATAAGACAGCAAATTATATCCATATCAAGCGAATACTTACTTTTAAAGGCAgcttgaaaaataaaagatgaCACCCAGTTAACAAAAGGTCGTGATCAAAAAAGCAAGAAGTTGGGAATGTTCGTTTATGGAAATagaattttcgtgtgaatttcgCGTCCGATTTTTACACTGTGAATTTTGAAATGCGGAAAATTTGATATTGCGATTTTATGGGTCGTATAATAAGTACACGTCATGTCATACGGGGCGTATCGTACTGTGTGttcgtttaaattaaaaatggtaaaaaagccaatttcagttttaattCGAAACCAttccaaaacaaaaagaaaaccgaaaacacaaaaccaaataaaaaattcacaaaacactttggcaaaaaattgtttagaaaAAAGTGCCTGCAAAGAATCAAATCAAAACTTACAGTAAATTCTCCTGTCACAGCATCGAAACCCACATGGACCGTGTGCTCGAAATTCGTCGGATACGAAATGTTTGGCTTATTGGAGTCACCGTGTGATGGTTTCGAACCtttgattttacttttgaGCGTTTTCTTCTTACGATCAGCATCATCGGGTTCTGAAAACGAAATCGTGTTATGCGCGCGTTGTAGAAAGCATTGAGCTGTTAGTCTACCTTTTGGAAGCGGACGCATATCAACGGACGAAGCACTGTCGGAACGATCACCACAGCCGCGATTGCTGGTTAGACGCACTGGAGgcgctggtggaagatcttcGTCACTCGACATTTTCGAATTGTCACACCAAGTTCGTTCTTTGTTCAGTGGTTTGTTTAATACTTTTAATTGGAGTCTATGTGGTGTTAGAGTTTTAGCTTAGGTCGTTTTGGGtaactgaaatgaaaataattttgtttttcgattaGTTCACTGTGACTCATTCTAGTCTTATAAACTACGACGTCTGTGTGTAATTATCTTGTTTGAAAACTCAACGCTAaaagataataattttacataaattgaGGAGATGACAAACTTTTCCGTTGTACACTGAATCACTTCCACTTCGAAATTATCTATCGATTCATCAAGAACgcaatttattataattaagTTGTTGTTCGGAAGCTCGCTTTTACTACAGATTTTGATAATTGCTTGCGGGTGCGGGAGCGGGATTGTATAAAAGAAGCACTGTTGAGGCCAATGTGAATAGAAACAGCTGTGTGGCACCAATAGGGAATCTAATTAACGGCACTGTTATTAACGGAAAAACGTTTACTCtaaaaacgtgaggtaaattttgcttatttaatATTAAGTTCAGTCTGAACCAGCGGTCCCACGCAACGTGACTTTCATACGACGAACCTCGAAGAACGCAAATACTCTCCGAGGAAAGTTGGGCGCTCAGTTGAAATCTTGCCTAAATGTATGCGTTATGCatgcacacaaattcatcgtgtATGGGTTGCGTCATAGGAGACATTTAGTGTATACAGCCTTGCACCCACCAGACACATTACAACTACttaaattatgaagcttgggAGAACTTTACGagttaccaatgcgatataaaTTACTGCCAACGAGAAatattttcgagaaattcgagatcttagaaatttaagaaaatcgtcACAATTTTGGTACATCGAGACATGGAtgattttctagaattttctagatttacagaaaaattaacgcaaaatcgagtaaatcaaGAAAACTTGATAGACAGAAGATAGGTAGAGAAACTCGATGTGTAATTAGTGGATCATTACCCACTGAGCCATCTCGTCTATTTTTGTTGACTTTCCTTGACGGCGGCCTCACCAAAGATTGGTAAACTTCACATAAGCAGTAGAACTTCCTTCATCGATAATTGCTACCCAATTCCACTAATATGTCCTATGTAGTACGTAATTGCTCTTAAATCTTGGTTTTCGTTTGTGTGAATGTTTTTCCTTAATCACTTTCTATGAAACTCACAATTATCCAAAGCAATGGACGAAAGAACTATTACAGTAATCTTACAGTAGCGCTGTTtacgtaaaaaaataataattgaaaatcaattaaatcagAGGCAGCTTTATTCCATCTGCAACTACTTTTGTTTTCATCTTTATTGTGCCAAGTTTTATACAAatgattcattttcaattgacCTAGACCTTATAGCATATTCACCATCATTCATATAACAAACACCGTTGTCACAATTCCATACATTCTTGCAaattaatagtagattatgttggatgctgcgaaagtaattcattacacaaggacacaattttgtgatacgagcgaACTCACGAGTCGtctgtttttgagcaacaagcttcgtaACAGTTaatttcgacaagtgtagagtctgtatatccgagccgaaggcgagacatacaactacacttgtcgaaattaaatattacgaagcttgttgctcaaaaacacacgagtgagCACAAAAGATGGACGACAATTCTATGTGTTACAGATTCTTCTAAACGTTTGATGTAACCAGATTGCTTGCGTAACAATTCTTTTTTGATCGATGTCTTgaacaaaaagttaaaatgaaaataaggCAAATTTTACCAGAACTGTCAATGTGAAATAAACCCTAAGTGTCCTAGtgtaatagatcattttcgcatggggtaaccagccgtgtaatagtcaattttcgcatggggcaggcaattaaaatgttttgctttGCATAGTTCGATGCCCAtaaaaaattgctgaaaaaatttcaagtcAAGTATTCAAGGCATCTGCCAGACATTGAGAATTCCACACAGTTTATTTAACTACAGACTGTTACACGGAATCTGGCCCCGTTACTTAAGTTTCTTCAGTGTCAAATTACGAAAAGtcggcgaaaaaaaaaaccaactgaATTCAATCGAACATATTTTTTGGCAATAATAACAAAGTTTACGCCTACAAAAATCTGTGTTGTATGCGTCATTAGTTTATCGCACGGTTTATCGTCGGAAAATATATGTAACATTTAGTAAAACCTATACCACCAAGGAgttgttatgtaaaaaaatatgaaagaaaaacCGCAAATGTTTATCGAACTGTACAACAGTATACAATAGCTGCATTTTGATGGTGTAATTTTCGGGGAAGCtattaaattcaaaagaaaattagcGTTTCACGTTTCAGTCGTCGAAGACAGTACAAACATAGAATGTGTCTTATCTGCTAATGAACGATCATACAGCGGGAAAGGTAAGATATCCAGAGGTTTTTTTAATTATGTCTTCTTTGTCAATCGGATATGTTTGATATATTTAACCACAAAACCGATACCAGTACTTCCCTCGTATTTGAATGGGGTTCGTCTGACACTGACCACAgtcatttgttaaaacaatttaaaatatcaaCATCAAACCGGTTCAATGGCTTGTTCAACAAATCGTTGTTGCTCTGACATAACCAAGGAAATTTGAGGTCTTTGTGGTGAAGTCACAAGTTGTCATGAAACCGGAGAGTGTTCTCAGGTTTTAAGTTTTAATGAGAGATGTAAAAAGATTTGTTGAGTGTGTAAAGAACCTGGTACAAAGTACATTGCAATGTTTCTAAATTGTCAGAGTTAAAGAAATCGCAAATCATTAATCATtcagtaaaaattattgcagaGATGATTGTGAGGACCCTGACTTGTCACTGAGGGTGAAAATTTGTTCGTGAAAACAAGAAAACTTATAGTACTGGTACTCGGTCATTCCGAAACTTTGGTCCCATGTTGTTGGGGACTGGTTTTAATAACATTGACAAACATCTTTAACATAGGTATGCAGCGCAAATTAGTCGGAATTTTCACTCATTATAAGCTTTCAATTAgggattttcctgaaattcgTCAAACACAATGATTAGATGacgaatggaaattttttacgGAATCGCGTTACCCAAAtcattgaaattctttttattttagcaCTGAATTACAAAAAACTATCTTGACGACACGAGCAGCCTCTCAGACGCTCGATTTTACGTGTAATGAAAGTGTGAAAAATTGCACATTTCCTTTCTTGCAATATGTACAAGAAAGTAAAGTTTTCACTGTGTGCGactgtaaaattattattctcaTTACACCTGTCCGTTTGACATGAACGAAACTGCACTTTGTTTCAAACAAATTATACTTCTCACTTTGTAAGCGAAAAGGGCCAAAAGTCATTCGATTAGTCATTCATAAAGAAAgggttttctttaaaaaaaaataataatttcaatttcaatgaatcAATGGAACAACGAATTACACCCATTAACTGTCACAACACTGCAAAACTGGATATCGACAAAATTGTGTCCAATAATTTTCCACTAATTGTTGGCTTCGAATTCGTTTCCACGGCACATTGGCAATGAAAATCGCTTTCACGTCAATTCAACCAGCAAGtggaaaatgtaacatttcCTCAATTTTACACACACAAAAGACATTTGAATGGAAGAAATGGTgatggaaaattgttaaaataccTTATCACCGGTTAATCGTAAGATAAGAAATTCACTTGAACACATCAAAACACACATTCAACGAaccaaaacaacaatttaaacATAGCTCGATTAAAGGGAAACTGTGCAAAATAAATagcaaaaaacttttttcattgacagaAAAAATTTAACCAACCGCCATTGTTGAAATGTCTACGCACAATTTGGGAAACGACGTACGGCACACATCATAATATTGTTTATCACGGTAGGGTACCGTATGGGCGCTGCTGTCGATTCTAGTACATAAATTGAGTTTCAGAAAGTGGACAGAAAACATTTGAATGTAAGGTAAATAATGGAGGCTTGTCCTAATTTGACAAATCTCCACTTTGAAGTTAAAATTTTCCGCGATTTTGGAACTATAATTGTAAGAAGCCACTTTCATTTTAAAGATTTatatttacatacattttattaataattggCGATTTCGCCTAACAAAGTTAAAGTTTCTCAGAATTTCTTTGAGTATCTGTCTTAGACGATCAATTTCGTATGCTCTGAATAAGTTGGGCTGTGTATGATTATTATTTACACACATGGAAATTTGGAAACGGACACATTATCTGTTTTGTAGTTTCGAACTGCAggtttaagaaaatttaaaaatgaaactagAGAAAATCTATTCGCTTAGTCGGTTGGCCAgaagaggcgccacattttttttatagtacttcaatcttactggactatttttttgtgtaacaacttcacattgattcatttcgatggaatgtcacagcagtgaagtttgttcatgaaaaaataattcagtgacagcagtttttttatgaagaaaagtactaaattgtattagattttacccttagtttctaaactcaATTCTCTTATGGGCgatttatatcaaaaaagcagagaaatgataagttggtacgcctgtggcgccATAGGcataccaacttatcatttctctgcaaaaaaaaagtatgtATTGTGCCTCGTTGACAGAGAGTGCTATAGACACTCCTAGTGGCTGTTTTAACGTTGTATCGATAAAGTGCAACGGACGCTGTCTTCAACATCACACAATGTACAGCTAGCTGAAGAGAGAAGAGGCAACCTACGTAGTGAAATAACGGTCGGACAACAAAAGATGCTGGAATAAATATAATAATCAGAAAACGCCAATTTTGGCAGCCCACATTGGATTTAACTGaattaaaacaacaaatcCGTCTTAGCGTTTATTAAAACAAAGCCCGACCTCCAAAACTTTCTCATTCACTGAAAAACTGAAAGACCTTCGCAGCCTCATTCTGGGAGAAACGTCGAGGAAACaaaattgcagaaaatttattgttgatagACGGTCCAGTATAGTTcaaacgttgcgtccttataaaggacgtttggaatcactgaaaatacccctagctgaaatgcctataaaTGAAACgctaaaacagaaaataagtTAACAAACAAAGCCAACGCTTTTCCCTTGCCCAGGGTTCATGTTAAGTGAATGGATTTAGAAAAAGAAGGCTGTTTCGATCTCGAGAACTAGCGGTGGTCCAAAAGTCAGAGTGGACTatcttcagtcgtttccgctagcctcttacacaagacagcagtaAATCATTCGGTTGAACTAGTTTTCGAATGATTCACATGAACAGGTGCAATCTTCTGATGGAAAATCAGGAAACATAATGGAACAAACCATAATCAAAAACGAACTCATTGAAAACGATGACTCATTGTTATCAAATGAAGATCCTGTGTAGATCGAATCGTTGCACTCTTAGCCAGAGCGATTGGAATACCTGAATGCATTCTGCTGAGTCAGTCAgaacacagagaaaaaaaaaagctaAAATTCATACACTGGCAACATTGAAGACTTAGTCGACTTAATGTAAGACTTAGTGTACAGCTAGCTGAAGAGAGAAGAGGCAACCTAAAgctgcgagcgcacttacaccgtttagctctccgtttacgttttaacaatggaaagtgggaggagcttccattgttcactcgtaaacggagtgctaaacggcgtaagtgcgctcgcagcTTAAGTAGTGAAACCAATGCAGATAAATGGATGCTGTCAAAATGAGCTGATCATAAATGTAGCGCTAGCGGAGTTAGTGATGCAGTCGTGGTGAAAATGACAGCAGTGTGCTTTAATGTGCTTTGACGTTTTAAACACTAggaaatgtcaaaattatcgaaaaaggtaaaatttcttaaattggCTGGTTTCAGATTGTTAGTCACTGTGTGCATCAAGAAGTACAGCAGGtttcacgaaaatttcatCAGGGTTTGTTTTTCCTCTTCGAAACTACGACACCTATGCCTATTGGGTGTTTTTTATGGACCTATAGATGAGGATAGATATGCATGaaccaaaaattgtttatttgggAATTTCTTTTTGTGACGATGAGTGCATAACTTTTCTCAGTTATCACGAAAGCGTTGATATTCTGAAGCCGTTAGTTTCGTTTCTAATTAAACACTGTGACTACTAAAAGGCGGCTTAAGAGTCATTTAAATAAGATGGCCTTTTCCGACGGACCAAGCGACACCCAAAAAATTAAGGCTTTAAGATGCACAAGTTTCATTATTTCAGATTTGTTTGATACTTTTGAAATAAAACTGATTACTCTCAACAccgtttttagacccgtacgaagtactggggtcttataggtttacgcatacgtttgtaacacgtcgaattggactccctcagtaaggggaaacctattgtggttgtctagagatgccaaatccgcgaaaaaaaatgtccgtctgtccgtctgtccgtctgtctgtctgcacgataacttgagtaaaacgcatccgattttgaaaattcttttttttcccgtttggtaatgtcaaaagacaggctaagttcgaagatgagtgattttggatcgacccctcccgagctgtggcccaataagtgctttacggtttttcgaagatatctccggacatttaaacgttaaacttgtaagtgatacgtcaaataaaaggtatttacaataccgatcgacaaaaaaaaagtttatggaaatcggatgaccgactcgtgagttagaccccttggtgtggaacaggcacagggcggcaagcagtttttgcttgtaggtcggccacatttgaacatatttcgtctgttttagctttattagataggtattgaccgtaccaatcaaatttttatgaaattatgttctccggagcgtgagctaggtctcttggagtgagctcttatctggctactcggaagtacagtgaacgtggtgtattttgacaatatctcgagtaaattttgaccgaatttcatgaatttttttttgtttgaaaggtattaacgaatgtaaagcgtcggtactatttccggtctcctaacaaaatggctgccggcggccatattggattttattaaaagtgaaatatcttgggaaaaatgatgcttagagagtttctgttaacatggaaataatgtgttaagtgtgaggggtttcagggattccatatatggacatctatatatacctatatacagctatattgagttatatacaggcatatagagctatataatagcatattcctctgtgaaatgtttatttacagtgaaatataggtaaatatagcggtatatagctgtttaaataggaatttatgaaatttgacttcgtacggggctgtctatattgcctccggcaatttaattgtatatgataacaaggcaaagagtggataatgtaagtgatttaaaaggaagaatagtttttcagcagagaagaaaatgaagtaagagaaatgaagagtttcacattaaaggcttttgatacgaataggtgtttcgtacgggtcggcgttagctatgttttttttttgttgtaccGGACGTCCATGAAGTGTTCCAAtatctttttttcatttcttgaaAGCTTACCATGCGACCGttcaaaataaaccaaattcGTCATAAGGTACACACAAAGTCGAtgaagagaaatttttttttatatttattttgattattctATCCTTATTGATCTACTTACAACGAAATATAAATTAAGCTTTGAGGGTACCAACAGTGTAAACTTATGTATCAATTCGCTAACTCTATGTCAACTAGTGGTGTTAGTTTGAGTTGTACGTAAGCTCCAACCAAAGTGagtgagtaaaaaaaaaactggcgTTCGATgctttaacaaacattttctaatgCCATGCGAACAGTACATGAGCGACCATTAAATAGGCTGTTGCTACAATTACATTCCCAATCATGAGCGGAAAGCCGACCCTACAAGAAATGAATATAATTTagtttcatttgaattaaGGTAACCAATAGTTGATCGCGTtcctccaaatattttgttttgactCGCGAAAGTCTTGTCCAGGAGCAaagtcaaaaacaaaaatatttttgaaacgaTTCTGCTGTGATTTTGTAGTATCTAGTCAACCCTGCTTTCATCATAGATTATTACTTACTTGAAGAAATccataaaagtaaatttatagCCGTGCTGCTGAGCTACACCCGCACACACAACATTGGCAGAAGCCCCGATCAACGTCCCATTGcctaaaaaataattcttaaaaTTGGCTCTTAATTTTCAATCAGCCATTCCATTTTACCTCCTAAGCAAGCACCGAATGCCAACGCCCAAACAAGTGGTTGCATCGGCAATCCCAATTCTTCATTTTCGGACAGTGATATGACAATCTTTATCATCATGGTCGTTAACGGTATGTTGTCGACGAACGCTGACGCTACTGCTGACACCTATGCAAACCCAATTTTACTGAACTGTATTGGGACGTCATTTGGATGCCACCAACTTacccataaaatgatcagaatTGCAACAGCCAAACGGGCTTCTTCCGAAACGGCCAAAATAACATTCTCCGTTTGCTGTCCAATCCAGGCGATTAATCCAAGCTCAGATAGCGCTTCCATGAGAACAAACAGAGCGGCGAAAAACAGCAAAGTGGTCCATTCAACGTGATGGATTACAGCCTCAAGATCTTCACGATCAGCCAGTGCCAGCAGTAAAATTGCACCTAATAGTGCCACCCAACCAAtggacaatttttgaatttccgGTGCTGCATGCAGGAAAAAGAATAGGATGGTGAAGGTTAGCACAACGCCACACTTGATGAGTAAAATCTTGTTGCGAATTGGGAACTGACGattggatttgaaattaattttcgaacatttgtGCACTGAATTCAAGAGAAAATACTTTTTCCTGTAAGTCCTTGAGTGTTGTTTTGTAGGTGTCGGCCGGCAATTTTCCAGTGGCTAATCGTTTCTTCAACGTACGCTCCAAAAATGCGGCTTTTTTCGATAGAGTCTCTTTGACCAAATCTTCATCTCTTGTATATGAAGACAGGTTAGCCGCAGCTCGTTGCCAAACAGCTAGTTCTTGACGTAATTCTTGGATGCCTCTGGGTTCGGTGAAACGGAGACTGTCCATGTTTCGGAATGTGAATCGAATTTGAAAGTACGTTTGTATAATCACAAAAATGATTCCACAAGCCATGTGCCCGgtgaaattgagaaaattgatgCCCTGTCCGAAATACGTAAATTTGATCATTTAAGTTGATTGCATACGAAGAAAATACTTACGGAAGCGACGACATCTGCGTTCGATGAGATAATAACATTTGGTGGATCTCCGACTGAAATTTGTAAACAGTAAGTGGACGTCGTTccattttattaaagaaaCCAATCGTTACCTGGTGTAAGAGTTCCCCCaacatttgaataaataaccATTGTCATCAGTATGGGCACTGGGTTCAGGCCCATTACTTCACACAATCTGATCGTAACAGGAGTCATCAGAAGTATGGTGGTAACGTTGTCCAAAAACGCTGATAAAACAGCAGTGAATAAGGCTAGACAGGTAATTAATGGCCAAACCTTTCCACCTGTAATCTAAATCGGAAAGATAGCCTCAAGTTTAACAAAAAGCTTTGATATCAATTCCATCGTTCTACCTTATAAGCATAAACAGCCAAATAGTCGAAAACACCAGTCTCTGACAATATAGCCACCAAGAGCATCATTCCAAACAGCAGCAGTAAAGTTTCAATGTCTATCCAACTGATGATCTCTTCCATGTCGGGCTTTTGGTGCATTAGCGATAATACGCCTAAGGCCAGTGTGCTCGCTGTGATTGCAGCGAACGTTCGATGAACGATTTCCCATATAATCAGAACGTACAAACTCAACAGGACAATGGCCGCACTGATTACgccaatattttcgttcattgGTGATGGATCGAACGTGAAAATAAACGGCAGTCCAGTGTCAATGTTTGTATGCATATTAACACGCAGCACACCTCCTTCATTTTGAAGCTTAGCGAAAGCTTCATCTCCAATGTCAAAATTAACTTTCACATCAATTTCTTCGGTATGTCCGATCTCGTCTACATTGACGACTGGAATGTGACTCATTGATGTGATAATCTCAGCCTGACCATCATGATCATGCCCATTAAGAAGCTCGAAGTGGACGTACAGAAAGTTAGTGATATTCGGTAGATCTCTTTCGACGAATGCTCCTCGAAGGGTAATACCAATTCGTTGACCGCGAAGTGATTCGTGAATTAAGTGCGCTGTAATACA
This genomic stretch from Bradysia coprophila strain Holo2 chromosome II, BU_Bcop_v1, whole genome shotgun sequence harbors:
- the LOC119067739 gene encoding P protein-like isoform X1, producing MKISSGKIVRRRNQIQDDFVFPSRNEVALGKTSQSVENELGGVSLCEVTEGALKVWRSLPDMIRGDPSLAIIRQEHEKLHGPIAEDVDPLPYESENEHKTSNGNGELTNICIINVDGGIKTTEKDSCHLTHNGHHTEPTAEKHERTKLMTWFHRIKIGVLVAVWIFFTFVLMTYGDKEVEPRQISVSPNENRTHLIHESLRGQRIGITLRGAFVERDLPNITNFLYVHFELLNGHDHDGQAEIITSMSHIPVVNVDEIGHTEEIDVKVNFDIGDEAFAKLQNEGGVLRVNMHTNIDTGLPFIFTFDPSPMNENIGVISAAIVLLSLYVLIIWEIVHRTFAAITASTLALGVLSLMHQKPDMEEIISWIDIETLLLLFGMMLLVAILSETGVFDYLAVYAYKITGGKVWPLITCLALFTAVLSAFLDNVTTILLMTPVTIRLCEVMGLNPVPILMTMVIYSNVGGTLTPVGDPPNVIISSNADVVASGINFLNFTGHMACGIIFVIIQTYFQIRFTFRNMDSLRFTEPRGIQELRQELAVWQRAAANLSSYTRDEDLVKETLSKKAAFLERTLKKRLATGKLPADTYKTTLKDLQEKFPIRNKILLIKCGVVLTFTILFFFLHAAPEIQKLSIGWVALLGAILLLALADREDLEAVIHHVEWTTLLFFAALFVLMEALSELGLIAWIGQQTENVILAVSEEARLAVAILIILWVSAVASAFVDNIPLTTMMIKIVISLSENEELGLPMQPLVWALAFGACLGGNGTLIGASANVVCAGVAQQHGYKFTFMDFFKVGFPLMIGNVIVATAYLMVAHVLFAWH
- the LOC119067739 gene encoding P protein-like isoform X2, which produces MKISSGKIVRRRNQIQDDFVFPSSEVTEGALKVWRSLPDMIRGDPSLAIIRQEHEKLHGPIAEDVDPLPYESENEHKTSNGNGELTNICIINVDGGIKTTEKDSCHLTHNGHHTEPTAEKHERTKLMTWFHRIKIGVLVAVWIFFTFVLMTYGDKEVEPRQISVSPNENRTHLIHESLRGQRIGITLRGAFVERDLPNITNFLYVHFELLNGHDHDGQAEIITSMSHIPVVNVDEIGHTEEIDVKVNFDIGDEAFAKLQNEGGVLRVNMHTNIDTGLPFIFTFDPSPMNENIGVISAAIVLLSLYVLIIWEIVHRTFAAITASTLALGVLSLMHQKPDMEEIISWIDIETLLLLFGMMLLVAILSETGVFDYLAVYAYKITGGKVWPLITCLALFTAVLSAFLDNVTTILLMTPVTIRLCEVMGLNPVPILMTMVIYSNVGGTLTPVGDPPNVIISSNADVVASGINFLNFTGHMACGIIFVIIQTYFQIRFTFRNMDSLRFTEPRGIQELRQELAVWQRAAANLSSYTRDEDLVKETLSKKAAFLERTLKKRLATGKLPADTYKTTLKDLQEKFPIRNKILLIKCGVVLTFTILFFFLHAAPEIQKLSIGWVALLGAILLLALADREDLEAVIHHVEWTTLLFFAALFVLMEALSELGLIAWIGQQTENVILAVSEEARLAVAILIILWVSAVASAFVDNIPLTTMMIKIVISLSENEELGLPMQPLVWALAFGACLGGNGTLIGASANVVCAGVAQQHGYKFTFMDFFKVGFPLMIGNVIVATAYLMVAHVLFAWH